From the genome of Rhizobium binae, one region includes:
- a CDS encoding histone deacetylase family protein, translating into MRVIYSEDHKLRDARTELYAGQLVTPFEAPLRAEWILAAVKEAGFADVVAPDAHGLETANKVHDPAYLDFLATVWDRWAAAGFEGEAIANSFPVRRTSQRVPDNIVGAIGHYANAADTSITKGSYEAAIASMRCAVTGADWLAEGHRFAFALCRPPGHHAGIDLFGGYCFINNAGVAAQRLLDHGAARVAVLDVDFHHGNGTQDLFYRRGDIFTVSLHGDPMHAFPYFLGHADEEGEGAGAGTNRNYPMPPGTPFEAWSSALADALARIKAFGAEAIVLALGVDTFERDPISFFSLTSDDFTRMGAMISAAGLPVLACMEGGYGVPEIGRNVANVLKGLEA; encoded by the coding sequence ATGCGCGTCATCTATTCCGAGGATCATAAGCTGCGCGACGCCAGGACCGAGCTCTATGCCGGCCAGCTGGTGACGCCCTTCGAGGCGCCGCTCCGCGCCGAATGGATCCTGGCAGCGGTCAAGGAGGCGGGCTTTGCCGATGTCGTCGCTCCCGATGCACACGGGTTGGAAACGGCAAACAAGGTGCATGATCCCGCCTATCTCGATTTTCTCGCCACCGTCTGGGACCGCTGGGCGGCGGCCGGCTTCGAGGGCGAGGCGATCGCTAATTCCTTCCCGGTGCGCCGCACCAGCCAGCGCGTGCCCGACAATATCGTCGGCGCGATCGGCCATTATGCCAATGCTGCCGATACCTCGATCACCAAGGGCTCCTACGAAGCGGCAATCGCCTCGATGCGCTGCGCCGTTACGGGCGCCGATTGGCTGGCAGAGGGCCATCGTTTCGCCTTCGCGCTCTGCCGCCCGCCCGGCCATCACGCCGGCATCGATCTCTTTGGCGGCTACTGCTTCATCAACAATGCGGGGGTCGCGGCCCAGCGGCTGCTCGATCATGGTGCGGCCAGGGTCGCCGTGCTCGATGTCGACTTCCACCATGGCAACGGCACCCAGGATCTCTTTTATCGCCGCGGCGATATCTTCACCGTCTCGCTGCATGGCGATCCGATGCACGCCTTTCCCTATTTCCTCGGCCATGCCGACGAGGAGGGCGAGGGGGCGGGCGCGGGGACCAACCGCAATTATCCGATGCCGCCCGGCACGCCCTTCGAGGCCTGGTCTTCTGCCCTTGCCGATGCGCTCGCCCGCATCAAGGCCTTCGGCGCCGAAGCGATCGTCCTGGCGCTGGGCGTCGACACCTTCGAGCGCGATCCGATCTCCTTCTTCAGTCTCACCTCCGACGATTTCACCCGCATGGGCGCAATGATATCCGCTGCCGGCCTGCCGGTGCTTGCCTGCATGGAAGGCGGCTACGGCGTGCCGGAGATCGGCCGCAATGTCGCCAATGTCCTCAAGGGTCTGGAAGCCTGA
- a CDS encoding helix-turn-helix domain-containing protein: MDQQLEQAIGIRIRKLRLEKGLTLDDLATASGVSRAMISRIERAEASPTASLLARICAALGLSLSAFFAEEGQQASPFSRRQDQQVWRDPETGYRRRAVSAPGTASDVDIVEVEFPAGARVSFPPHAASRGMTQHVWLFDGELEMTAGEMVYRLRPGDCLFMPVGEGHVFHNPGNAPAHYCVVLDRGGR; encoded by the coding sequence ATGGACCAGCAACTCGAACAGGCGATCGGCATTCGCATCCGCAAGCTGCGGCTGGAAAAGGGCTTGACGCTGGACGATCTTGCCACCGCCTCCGGCGTCAGCCGGGCTATGATTTCGCGCATCGAACGGGCCGAGGCGAGCCCGACCGCCTCGCTGCTGGCAAGGATCTGCGCCGCCCTCGGCCTGTCGCTCTCGGCCTTCTTCGCAGAGGAGGGACAGCAGGCCTCGCCGTTCTCCCGCCGGCAGGACCAGCAGGTCTGGCGCGATCCGGAAACCGGCTATCGCAGGCGCGCGGTCTCGGCGCCCGGCACCGCCTCCGATGTCGATATTGTCGAAGTCGAATTTCCCGCCGGCGCCCGCGTCAGCTTTCCCCCGCATGCGGCCTCCCGCGGCATGACCCAGCATGTCTGGCTGTTCGATGGCGAGCTGGAGATGACGGCCGGTGAGATGGTCTACCGGCTGCGTCCCGGCGACTGCCTCTTCATGCCCGTCGGCGAGGGTCATGTCTTCCACAATCCCGGCAACGCGCCGGCGCACTACTGCGTCGTGCTCGATCGCGGCGGCCGATAA
- a CDS encoding HAD-IA family hydrolase: MKVLMVDVDGVLIHGRPTDGLPHFTYLERDLGLRLDLLQQAFFQTCWNDIVIGREALEPRLSAVLAEIAPHLSAATLIDYWFENDSRLDLNLLEELAALRQSGVALFLATNQEHRRARYLMEEAGLGAHVDGIIYSAALGHRKPSPDFFRLATERVGALPGEIAFIDDMAENIEAARQFGWNAAQWTADTTLAGAFPGLRRLA; the protein is encoded by the coding sequence ATGAAAGTGCTGATGGTCGATGTCGACGGCGTGCTCATTCATGGCCGGCCGACCGACGGCCTGCCGCACTTCACCTATCTCGAGCGCGATCTCGGGCTGCGCCTCGACCTGCTGCAGCAGGCGTTCTTCCAGACCTGTTGGAACGACATCGTCATCGGCCGCGAGGCGTTGGAACCGCGGCTTTCGGCCGTGCTTGCAGAGATCGCGCCGCATCTCAGTGCCGCAACCCTGATCGATTATTGGTTCGAAAATGATTCCCGCCTCGATCTCAATCTCCTGGAAGAGCTTGCCGCCCTCCGGCAAAGCGGTGTTGCCCTCTTTCTGGCGACCAATCAGGAACATAGGCGGGCGCGCTACCTGATGGAAGAGGCCGGCCTCGGCGCGCATGTCGACGGCATCATCTATTCCGCCGCGCTCGGACACCGCAAACCTTCGCCGGATTTTTTCCGGCTGGCGACAGAACGTGTCGGCGCCCTGCCCGGCGAAATCGCCTTCATCGACGACATGGCGGAAAATATCGAAGCGGCGCGGCAGTTCGGTTGGAACGCGGCGCAATGGACGGCGGACACCACACTTGCCGGGGCATTTCCGGGTTTGCGCCGGCTGGCGTGA
- a CDS encoding EamA family transporter translates to MKDGKSDGAGVLALETPAASSSGQAAGGLMCLLSMSSIQFGAALSSHAITTYGPAGASWLRLVFAAVILVVAIRPRIFRYSREQWTSALVLGTTTALMTMSFFAAIERIPLGLAVAIDFLGPLSVATIGYGLSRRLVWPLIAALGVLALAHDGEGWIGDMWGILFAGGAGSGWAIYIVLTKKIGASFKGLEGLSMSLMVAAAVATPFGFSGAAPALDTYGLIEMAGLAVLVPLLPYTLELIALRRMPTTSFGILMSLEPAIAALAGFIILMQPMTLLQMAGTALVVAASAGATFSAGQ, encoded by the coding sequence ATGAAAGACGGAAAGAGCGACGGCGCCGGCGTGCTGGCATTGGAAACGCCCGCAGCCTCCTCCTCCGGCCAGGCGGCCGGCGGGCTGATGTGCCTCCTGTCCATGTCTTCGATCCAGTTCGGCGCAGCCCTGTCTTCCCACGCGATCACTACCTATGGACCGGCCGGCGCGAGCTGGCTGCGCCTCGTCTTTGCCGCAGTCATCCTGGTCGTCGCCATCCGTCCACGCATATTCCGTTACTCGAGAGAGCAATGGACAAGCGCGCTCGTTCTCGGCACGACGACAGCCTTGATGACCATGAGTTTTTTCGCGGCGATCGAGCGCATTCCGCTCGGCCTTGCCGTGGCGATCGATTTTCTCGGCCCGCTTTCGGTGGCGACCATCGGCTACGGTCTCAGCCGGCGCCTCGTCTGGCCGCTCATCGCCGCGCTTGGTGTGCTGGCGCTTGCCCATGACGGCGAAGGCTGGATCGGGGATATGTGGGGCATTCTCTTTGCCGGCGGCGCGGGGAGCGGCTGGGCGATCTATATCGTGCTGACCAAGAAGATCGGCGCCAGCTTCAAGGGGCTGGAAGGGCTTTCCATGTCGCTGATGGTTGCCGCTGCGGTTGCCACGCCCTTCGGCTTTTCGGGCGCCGCGCCGGCGCTTGACACCTATGGTCTGATCGAAATGGCGGGCCTCGCCGTGCTCGTGCCGCTGCTGCCCTATACGCTGGAACTGATCGCCCTGCGGCGCATGCCGACGACGTCGTTCGGCATTCTCATGAGCCTGGAACCGGCCATTGCGGCTCTGGCAGGCTTCATCATTCTGATGCAGCCGATGACGCTTCTGCAGATGGCAGGAACGGCCCTGGTCGTCGCCGCAAGCGCCGGCGCGACCTTTTCGGCCGGGCAATGA
- the recX gene encoding recombination regulator RecX: protein MTDETVPSDTPTPRMLSWARNSAIYRLERRMMTEKQLFDAITRKAREKFEDISAGQIKAVADFAVKFAYNNKLIDDGAYAEVSTRSAVRGGKSKRAIAQKLAAKGVASDKVEATLVEADDLYAAAIFARKRAFGPFRRGDLDDKRKAKELSAFARNGFSFEIGRKVFDMSFEEAEEVILSGRL from the coding sequence ATGACCGACGAGACCGTTCCATCCGATACCCCGACACCCCGCATGCTGAGCTGGGCGCGCAACTCCGCCATCTATCGCCTGGAGCGGCGGATGATGACGGAAAAGCAGCTCTTCGACGCCATCACCCGCAAGGCCAGAGAGAAGTTCGAAGACATCAGCGCGGGCCAGATCAAGGCCGTCGCCGATTTCGCCGTCAAGTTTGCCTATAACAATAAGCTGATCGATGATGGAGCCTATGCCGAAGTCAGCACGCGCTCTGCCGTGCGCGGCGGCAAATCGAAGCGCGCGATCGCCCAGAAGCTTGCTGCCAAGGGTGTCGCGAGCGACAAGGTCGAGGCGACGCTCGTAGAGGCTGACGACCTCTATGCCGCGGCTATATTCGCCCGCAAACGCGCCTTCGGCCCCTTTCGCCGTGGCGACCTCGACGACAAGCGCAAGGCAAAGGAACTGTCCGCCTTCGCCCGCAATGGCTTCAGCTTCGAGATCGGCAGGAAGGTCTTCGATATGAGTTTCGAAGAGGCCGAAGAGGTGATCCTCTCCGGCCGCCTCTGA
- a CDS encoding GNAT family N-acetyltransferase, producing MPDIRTLSAEEARAAIPALSQVLADCVAGGASVGFMQPYGPDDAEPYWRDVADAVAAGGNLLLVAELDGSIVGTVQVGAAQMPNQPHRGDLKKLLVHRSARGRGIARLLMEAAEREARKRGKTLLVLDTATGSDAEAIYPRLGWERVGVIPDYALWPQGGFCDTTLFYKRLA from the coding sequence ATGCCTGACATTCGCACCCTTTCCGCCGAAGAGGCGCGCGCCGCCATTCCGGCGCTATCGCAGGTGCTTGCCGATTGCGTGGCTGGCGGCGCTTCGGTCGGCTTCATGCAGCCCTATGGGCCTGACGATGCCGAGCCCTACTGGCGCGACGTCGCCGATGCCGTTGCGGCGGGCGGTAATCTGTTGCTGGTCGCCGAACTCGATGGCAGCATCGTCGGTACCGTGCAGGTGGGTGCTGCGCAGATGCCGAACCAGCCGCATCGCGGTGATCTGAAGAAACTGCTGGTGCATCGCTCCGCCCGCGGCAGGGGTATCGCCCGGTTGCTGATGGAAGCCGCCGAGCGGGAGGCGAGAAAGCGCGGCAAAACCCTGCTCGTGCTCGACACGGCAACCGGCAGCGATGCGGAGGCGATTTATCCGCGCTTGGGCTGGGAGCGCGTCGGCGTCATTCCCGATTATGCGCTGTGGCCGCAGGGTGGCTTCTGCGATACCACCCTGTTCTACAAGCGGCTCGCCTGA
- the mbfA gene encoding iron exporter MbfA: MLARFFRSSKRSFQSLSEQEILALAIASEEDDARIYLAYADKLRPEFPASAKVFEDMAEVEDTHRKSLIEIYRQRFGERIPLIRREHVEGFYERKPDWLRANLSLDAMRQETEAMEEQAYRFYVEAVKRTSDVSTRKLLGDLALAEQGHEDIARMLGDKHTPEDVRRDEDETAHRQFVLTYVQPGLAGLMDGSVSTLAPIFAAAFATQDTWQTFLVGLSASVGAGISMGFTEAAHDDGKISGRGSPIKRGLACGIMTALGGLGHALPYLIPHFWTATITAAIIVFFELWAIAFIQNRYMETPFLRAAFQVVLGGGLVLGAGILIGNG; this comes from the coding sequence ATGCTGGCGCGGTTTTTCAGATCCTCGAAACGATCTTTTCAGTCGCTGTCCGAGCAGGAGATCCTCGCGCTTGCCATTGCCTCCGAGGAAGACGACGCCCGCATCTATCTCGCCTATGCGGACAAATTGCGGCCCGAGTTTCCGGCATCGGCCAAGGTCTTCGAGGATATGGCCGAGGTCGAGGATACGCATCGCAAATCGTTGATCGAAATTTATCGTCAGCGTTTCGGCGAGCGCATCCCGCTGATCCGGCGCGAGCATGTCGAAGGCTTTTACGAACGCAAGCCCGACTGGCTCAGAGCCAACCTGTCGCTCGATGCGATGCGGCAGGAGACCGAGGCAATGGAGGAACAGGCCTATCGATTCTACGTCGAGGCGGTGAAGCGGACCTCGGACGTCTCGACGCGAAAACTTCTCGGTGATCTGGCGCTGGCCGAACAGGGGCACGAAGATATTGCCCGCATGCTCGGCGACAAGCACACGCCCGAGGATGTCAGGCGCGACGAGGACGAGACGGCGCATCGGCAATTCGTGCTGACCTATGTGCAGCCGGGTCTTGCCGGGCTGATGGATGGCTCGGTCTCGACGCTGGCGCCGATCTTCGCCGCCGCCTTTGCCACCCAGGACACCTGGCAGACCTTCCTCGTCGGCCTTTCGGCTTCCGTCGGCGCCGGCATCTCGATGGGCTTCACCGAAGCCGCCCATGACGACGGCAAGATCTCCGGCAGGGGTTCGCCGATCAAACGCGGCCTTGCCTGCGGCATCATGACGGCGCTCGGCGGCCTCGGCCACGCACTGCCTTATCTGATCCCGCATTTCTGGACGGCGACGATCACTGCCGCGATCATCGTCTTTTTCGAACTCTGGGCGATCGCCTTCATCCAGAACCGCTACATGGAGACCCCCTTCCTGCGCGCCGCCTTCCAGGTGGTGCTGGGCGGCGGCCTGGTTCTCGGTGCCGGGATTTTGATTGGGAATGGGTGA